The Actinopolymorpha sp. NPDC004070 region TGGAGAAGGGCGCCACCACCACCTGGGAGACCGGTGGCGGGATCGGTGTCCTGCATGGCTTCCGCTCGCTGTTCCTCCAGAACGAGCATGGTCAGATCCGGAGGCGCACTCGATCGCCGCGGGCCTGGACTATCCAGGGGTGGGGCCGGAGCTGACCGGGGAACTTCACGTCGCACAGCCGGTGGCTGGAAGGATCAGCGACGGACCTCCGCCGCCTGGAGGGTCGGTTGGACGGCAGAGGTCCGCTCGGCTGTGGGGTTCAGGACGTCCAGTGGTTCGACAGTGCGGACCGGTTTCCGGCGGCGTCGACGGCGCGGATGAAGCCGCTCTCGTTGTAGACGCTTTGACCCATGGGCACGTCGTAGGAGCTCAGGCCGTTGTCGTAGACGATGTCGTATTGCAGGTCCGTCTGCGGGGTGACGTCGTCGGTGGACTTGTCCCAGTAGAGGTTGAACGAGATGATGTTGGGGTCGTACACGACGTGGGCGTTCGTCGGCGTGCTCGGCGGCGTCGTGTCCGCGGTTCGCGGAAGCGTGATCCGTATTGGCTGGCTCGGTGCCGAGGTCTGCGGGTTGGGGTCGATGGTGGGGATCTCCTTGTAGACCACTGTCAGCTCGTGGGTCATGCCGGACTTGAGTCGCTTCATGGTGACCCCGGTCCTGGCGCCGAAGCACTCGCCGGTGCCGTTGTCGGAAACGATGATGGCGTAGGAGTGCTGCTCGTAGTTGGGCGGCTCGTCCCAGGCCAGGGTGATGGTGTTGCCGGACTGGCTGGCGAGGCGGACCGTTAGCGGCGGCAGCGTCACGTCGCCGGCAGTGTTCACCGAGCTCGCCGTGCTGGCATGCGGCGCCCGCGCGGTACCGAGTATCCCGATTCCACCGACGAGGGCGGCACCGGTCGTGGCGAGGAATCCTCTGCGGTCGTACGTGGAACGCATGACTCTCCCATCGTGGATGAAATATGACTATTCATCCACGGCCCGTCCGCGGATCGGGTTCACCGAATGGCCGAAAGCTGGCAGGCACGTCGATCCTCACCGGAGAAGGGATTACGACGACGCGCGCGCGGTGTGTGGGTCCGGGGCACCTTCTGTTTCCGAAAGTTCAACGCCAGTTGGTTGATCCTGCGCGACCAGCTCCCACGCGGTGGCACGGGCAGGCGGCGCTGGTCAGGGCCCGTTCGGCCCGGCGGCGCCGTTCGCAGCCCGGGGTAGAAGGATTGCGGACGTTCGAGGTTGTCAGTGCTGCCTTGGGACCGATCGAACGAGTGCGGCTAGCGTGGACACATGAGTGCACCGAGTGTGCGATTGTCCCTGTGCGGTGACGTGATGCTCGGTCGTGGCGTTGATCAAATCCTTCCGCACCCTGGCGACGCGGCGCTGCGGGAGGCCTTCGTGCGAGATGCCCTGGCATACGTCGAATTGGCAGAAGCGGTGAACGGTCGGATTGCTCGCCCAGTTGACTTCTGCTGGCCGTGGGGAGACGTGCTGCACCTGCTTGACGGGTTCGAGCCGAGCGTGCGAGTCGTGAACGTAGAGACGAGCATCACGCGAAGCGCGGCTTTCGCTCCGCGCAAGGCGGTGCATTATCGGGTCAACCCGCTGAACGTTCCTTGCTTGAGCGCAGCCAGACCCGACGTCTGCACTTTGGCGAACAACCACGTGCTGGACTTCGGATACCCAGGGCTTGAGGAAACTCTTCGGACGCTGGCCGGCGCGGGGCTGCGGGCGGTGGGGGCGGGCAAGAATGCGCACGAGGCCCGCCAACCCGCGATCGTTCCGCTCAGTGGCGGGGGGCGAGCAGTGATCCTCTCGGTTGGTATGGCGTCCAGCGGCATTCCGGAGGCTTGGGTTGCATCTGAACAGCAGCCCGGCGTCGATTTTCTGGCCGAGCCGTCGCAGATGGCCGCGGCCGACGTTACCGACCGGGTTCACGTGGTGAAGCGCGCCGGCGACATCGCGGTCGTCTCGATTCACTGGGGATCCAACTGGGGCTACGACATAGCTGACGATCAGGTCAGCTTCGCGCATGCACTGATCGACGGAGGTGTCGACGTGGTGCACGGGCATTCCTCGCACCATCCCCGTCCCGTCGAAGTGTATGAGGGAAAACTGATCCTCTACGGTTGCGGGGACTTCGTCGACGACTACGAAGGCATCACCGGTTACGAGGAGTTCCGCGATGACCTGCGGCTGCTGTTCCTCGTTTCCTTGGACCCAAGGACCGGGGAGTTGGCCGACATGAGGATGGCGCCGCTGCAGGCCCGGCAGATGCGCCTCTGGCACGCGTCGGGGGAAGATTCCCGGTGGCTACGGTCCACGCTGGACCGGGTCAGTCGCCGCTTTGGTTCACGAATCGACCTCGAGCCGGACGGCATGCTCATTCTGCGGCGAAGGAGACCCCCGACAAGCAACTGTCGTACCACACCTCCCGCAACGACGATCCCAACTGCGAGTGCGAAGTACTGCCCAGCAGAACGCCTCCGGCCCAGGGCCCGACACGCATGCCGAGTCTCGCAGCGCCGCTAGCCCGTCTGGCGGATGCGGGAAGACGAAGTTCCGCAGGTCAGAGCGGGTACGAGTGGATGTGCAAGGTCGGGCGGTGTCCGGATCGGCTCGGGAATCGCGCGGAGTCGGAATCCGCTCGCGGATCACGCGCCGTTCCCCGCTGATCCTGTCAGTTGCCTCCCCGATGCCCGGCGGGACGAGTCGCCGGCCAAGACTGCTACGTCAGTGCCGTGGTCACCTCGAGCGCCAGGATGGTGACCACCTTCGAGGACAGTCCCTGACCCTCGAAGGGACCAGAGCCAACCGCCGCGCCGTACACCGCCATCAGCACACTTGGGGCGGACACCGAGCGCGACCAGCGCGATCAGGTCACGCTGCCTGCCCCAGACGAGCAGATTCAGCAGGTTTCCGGCATAGCCGAAAATACAGAAGCTGATTCCCAATCCCGCCAGGAGTAGTGTCTGTACGCTTCTTCGGAAAGGGAACCGTTCTCGGTATTGCGGGAGCATCAAACCGCCATACGGTGAACCGCGCCCTAAGCTTCGTAAGGACCCGCGAAACCTGCGTCTGTCCGCACGGCGAAGTTCGGGCAGAGTCCGTCCTGTGCCGAGAAATCCCCTACTTTCAGCAGTCGCGCCACTCCGATTAACGAGACTTCAGGTTGTACGGCGAAATCAACAGCACAGCCTAGGATTCCCGAGTGCTTGATTCCCATGGTTCACCGCCATTTGGATTTTCGATTGTCTGTCCATCGCCGGGGCAGTTTCCAGGCGTCAGCGGATGCTGAGAGAAAAACCCCACTCACAAAGGAGTGACGCAAGGCATGTCGAAAAAGCATCTCGGTAGGCTCGCCGCCGGCGCAGCGTTCGCGAGCGCGACACTGCTGGTAGCTGCTCCAGGAATCGCGTCCGCGAGCGTTGCGCCCACTGGCAACGTGGCGACCTGGGGCGGCCAGTGCATCAAGGGCGACCATGGCAAGAAGGACCAGTGGTTCATGGGCGAGCACGGTAAGAAGGACCAGTGGTCCAAGGGTGAGCACGGCAAGAAGGACGAGTGGTCCAAGGGTGAGCACGGCAAGAAGGACGAGTGGTCCAAGGGTGAGCACGGCAAGAAGGACCAGTGGTCCAAGGGTGAGCACGGCAAGAAGGACGAGTGGTCCAAGGGCGAGCACGGCAAGAAGGACCAGTGGATCAGAGGTGACCACTGCGCGACGCCGCGCGGTTGGGTCGACGGTGGTGACGGGGGTTCGTCGGGCGCCAACCCAGGACTCGCGGCCGGCGGCGCGGGTGCGCTGGCGGCGGCTGCCTTCGGCGGCATGTTCCTCGTGAGGCGACGTCGTACCGGCACGCTCGCCTGACACAGTGACGACTGAGATCGGCGGCCGCCGCGGACGACCGCGGCGGCCGCCGATCGACATTGCGGTCAGCCGGACCCTGAGCGGGGCGAGCTGCCTGGTCCCGCACCAACGCATGCCAGTCTCGAATCCGCCGGTGCCATCAACACCGACTGGATCCCCGCTATTGACGACCCCGCCTGGGCTCCGCATTTGGCTGACCTCGCCCATCCCGCAGACACCGCCACGCTCACATCGCCCGACGAGGCGGTCGAGGAGGCACCGCAGTGAGGTCGGGGACTGTCCATTTACGTCCGCCCGCCCCCGTCGACGGCAGGTCGGACCTCCCGAGGCATCCTGGGGCCACGACCAGAACAGCCATCTGGAGGGGACTGCCGCGGTGGGTGGGACGGCGCGGGCGACGACACGGCACCGACGGCGCCGACCAACCTGCACGTGGTGAGCAACACCGCTGACGGAATCGAACTGGCCTGGGACCCGTCCAAGGATCGGTCCGACGTGAACTATCTCGTTGACACTCGTGCCTCGGATCGATCCGAGGCACGAGTGTGCGCGGCGGGCAACTCACGTCCGCGCCGGTCTTCCACATGGCGGGGCTTCGACGTATTCGACACCCTTGCCACTGGCGAGGAGGTGGCGGCCCACAAGCCAGATCCGGAGGTCTACCTGCTCGCGCTCGACCGGTTCGGTGTGGACGGCGACTCGGCGATCGCCGTGGAGGACAAACTCGCGGCCGAGGTATCTCAGCCGATGAGGCTGATCCGACGAAGACGGCGACGATCTCGAGGATCACGGCTCCGAGAGTGAGCGCCCAGAATGCGCCGCCGAACGTCTTGCCGAAGCCGAGGGTGGAGCCGAGAAGGGACTGGCTCAGCGCTGAGGTCTGGCCGAAGCG contains the following coding sequences:
- a CDS encoding CapA family protein, encoding MSAPSVRLSLCGDVMLGRGVDQILPHPGDAALREAFVRDALAYVELAEAVNGRIARPVDFCWPWGDVLHLLDGFEPSVRVVNVETSITRSAAFAPRKAVHYRVNPLNVPCLSAARPDVCTLANNHVLDFGYPGLEETLRTLAGAGLRAVGAGKNAHEARQPAIVPLSGGGRAVILSVGMASSGIPEAWVASEQQPGVDFLAEPSQMAAADVTDRVHVVKRAGDIAVVSIHWGSNWGYDIADDQVSFAHALIDGGVDVVHGHSSHHPRPVEVYEGKLILYGCGDFVDDYEGITGYEEFRDDLRLLFLVSLDPRTGELADMRMAPLQARQMRLWHASGEDSRWLRSTLDRVSRRFGSRIDLEPDGMLILRRRRPPTSNCRTTPPATTIPTASAKYCPAERLRPRARHACRVSQRR
- a CDS encoding HAD hydrolase-like protein; protein product: MVSNTADGIELAWDPSKDRSDVNYLVDTRASDRSEARVCAAGNSRPRRSSTWRGFDVFDTLATGEEVAAHKPDPEVYLLALDRFGVDGDSAIAVEDKLAAEVSQPMRLIRRRRRRSRGSRLRE